The Enterobacter oligotrophicus sequence GATCTTGTATTGCATTCATGCACTAAATATCTGAACGGCCATTCTGACGTGGTGGCAGGCGTGGTGATTGCAAAAGATCCCGACGTTGTCACCGAACTGGCATGGTGGGCCAATAACATTGGCGTCACGGCGGGGGCCTTCGACAGTTACCTGCTGTTACGCGGCATTCGCACGCTGTCGCCGCGTATGGACGTCGCGCAGCGCAATGCCCAGGCGATTGTCGATTTCCTGAAAACCCAGCCGCTGGTGAAGAAGCTCTATCACCCGTCGCTGCCGGAAAATCAGGGGCACGAGATTGCCGCGCGTCAACAGAAGGGCTTTGGCGCGATGTTAAGTTTTGAACTGGACGGTGACGAGCAAACGCTGCGTCGCTTCCTGAGCGGGTTGTCGCTGTTTACGCTGGCGGAATCATTAGGTGGGGTTGAAAGTTTAATCTCCCACGCCGCGACCATGACGCACGCAGGTATGGCACCGGAAGCACGTGCCGCTGCCGGGATCTCTGAGACGCTGCTGCGTATCTCAACCGGTATTGAAGATTCTGAAGATTTAATTGCCGATCTGGAAAATGGCTTCCGGGTCGCAGCCAAGGGGTAATCATGAGTGTGATAGCGCAGGCAGGGGCGAAGGGTCGTCAACTGCACAAGTTTGGTGGTAGTAGTCTTGCTGATGTGAAGTGTTACCTGCGTGTCGCGGGGATCATGACCGAGTATTCACAGCCGGGTGACATGATGGTTGTCTCTGCGGCGGGCAGCACCACCAACCAGTTGATTAGCTGGCTGAAACTGAGCCAGACCGATCGCCTTTCTGCGCATCAGGTGCAACAGTCTTTACGTCGTTACCAGAGCGAGCTGATTGCCGGCCTGCTGCCAGCAGACGTGGCGGACGGGCTGATCAGCGCCTTCACGCACGACCTTGAGCGTCTGGCTGCATTGCTCGACAGCGGCATTACCGACGCGGTGTATGCTGAGGTGGTCGGTCACGGTGAAGTGTGGTCTGCCCGTCTGATGGCCGCAGTTCTGCAAAATCTGGGTGTTGAAGCCGCCTGGCTCGACGCGCGTGATTTTCTGCGCGCCGAGCGCGCCGCGCAGCCACAGGTGGATGAAGGCTTGTCTTACCCGCTGCTCCAGCAACTGCTGGTGCAGCATCCGGGCAAACGCATTGTAGTGACCGGCTTTATCAGCCGCAATAACGCGGGCGAAACCGTGCTGCTGGGGCGTAACGGCTCGGACTACTCGGCGACGCAAATCGGTGCGCTGGCGGGTGTTTCCCGCGTCACCATCTGGAGCGATGTGGCCGGTGTCTACAGCGCGGACCCGCGCAAGGTGAAAGATGCCTGCCTGCTGCCGCTGCTGCGTCTGGACGAGGCCAGCGAGCTGGCGCGTCTGGCGGCACCGGTTCTGCATGCGCGTACACTTCAGCCGGTTTCTGGTAGCGATATCGACCTGCAGTTGCGCTGCAGCTATACGCCGGACCAGGGCTCTACGCGCATTGAACGCGTGCTGGCCTCCGGTACGGGCGCGCGCATTGTCACCAGCCACGACGACATCTGCCTGATTGAGTTCCAGGTACCTGCGGGCCAGGATTTCAAACTGGCGCATAAAGAGATCGACCTGGTCCTGAAGCGTGCGCAGGTTCGTCCGCTTGCTGTTGGCGTTCACAATGACCGTCAGCTGTTGCAGTTCTGCTATACCGCTGAAGTGGCGGACAGTGCGCTGAAAATTCTGGATGAAGCGGGCCTGCCGGGCGAGCTTCGTCTGCGTCAGGGGCTGGCGCTGGTAGCGATGGTGGGCGCGGGCGTCACCCGTAACCCGCTGCACTGCCACCGCTTCTGGCAGCAGCTGAAAGGCCAGCCGGTTGAGTTTACCTGGCAGTCGGAAGAGGGTATCAGCCTGGTGGCCGTGCTGCGTAAAGGGCCAACTGAAAGTCTGATCCAGGGGCTGCACACCTCCCTGTTCCGCGCGGAAAAACGTATCGGCCTGGTGCTGTTCGGGAAAGGGAACATTGGTTCCCGCTGGCTGGAGCTGTTTGCGCGCGAGCAAGTTACGCTTTCGGCGCGTACTGGCTTTGAATTTATTCTGGCGGGCGTGGTGGACAGCCGCCGCAGCCTGCTGAACTACGAAGGGCTGGACGCCAGCCGGGCGCTTGCGTTCTTTAATGATGAAGCGGTCGAGCAGGATGAAGAGTCGCTGTTCCTGTGGATGCGCGCGCACCCGTATGACGATCTGGTTGTTCTGGACGTCACCGCCAGCGAGCAGCTTGCCGATCAATATCTTGATTTCGCCAGCCACGGTTTCCACGTCATCAGCGCCAATAAGCTGGCCGGGGCGAGCAGCACCGATAAATATCGCCAGATCCACGACGCGTTCGAAAAAACCGGTCGTCACTGGCTCTATAACGCCACCGTCGGCGCGGGCCTGCCGGTTAACCATACCGTGCGCGACCTGATTGAAAGCGGTGACAGTATTCTGGCGCTGAGCGGCATTTTCTCCGGCACGCTTTCCTGGCTGTTCCTGCAGTTCGATGGCACCGTTCCGTTCACCGACCTGGTGGATCAGGCGTGGCAGCAGGGTCTAACCGAGCCCGATCCGCGCGTTGATCTCGCCGGTAAAGACGTGATGCGTAAGCTGGTGATCCTGGCGCGTGAAGCGGGTTATGACATTGAACCAGGCCAGGTGCGCGTCGAATCACTGGTGCCTGCGGGTTGTGAAGAGGGGTCTGTTGACCACTTCTTCGAAAACGGTGATGAACTGAACGACCAGATGGTGCAACGCCTGGAAGCGGCAAACGAAATGGGGCTGGTGCTTCGCTACGTGGCGCGTTTTGAGGCGAACGGTAAGGCACGCGTGGGTGTGGAAGCGGTGCGTCCTGAACATCCGCTGGCGGCGTTACTGCCGTGCGACAACGTTTTTGCCATCGAAAGTCGCTGGTATCGCGATAATCCGCTGGTGATCCGCGGGCCGGGAGCCGGGCGCGATGTTACCGCCGGGGCGATCCAGTCCGATATCAACCGTCTGGCTAAGCTGCTGTAACGTCTGCATTTCCTTCTCCCTGTGGGAGAGGGGCGGGGTGAGGGCATCAGACCGCACTCACCCCCCCATCATGAACTCCCTTCATCTTCCCTGAGCATTCCTCACCGTTATTGTTGATTATTTCTGTTGACGTCACTCCGCTTTTCCGTCATTTTTACATCTGGACGTCTAAACGTATAGAAGTTCACAATACAACAAACAACGACATGCGATTGATAGAGGTAAGGTATGAGCTTTTTTCACGCCAACCAGCGGGAAGCCCTGAATCAGAGCCTGGCCGAAGTAAACGGTCAGATTAACGTCTCTTTTGAATTTTTCCCGCCGCGCACCAGTGAAATGGAGCAAACCCTGTGGAGCTCTATCGATCGCCTGAGCAGCCTGAAACCGAAGTTTGTCTCCGTAACCTACGGTGCCAACTCCGGTGAGCGTGACCGCACGCACAGCATCATTAAAGGCATCAAAGATCGCACCGGTCTGGAAGCGGCTCCGCACCTGACCTGTATCGACGCGACCCGCGACGAACTGCGTGCCATCGCCCAGGACTACTGGAATAACGGCATCCGCCACATAGTTGCCCTGCGCGGCGACCTGCCGCCGGGCAGCGGTAAGCCGGACATGTACGCCACCGACCTGGTCGCGCTGCTGAAAGAGGTGGCGGATTTTGATATTTCCGTTGCGGCTTACCCTGAAGTTCACCCGGAAGCGAAAAGTGCGCAGGCGGATCTGCTCAACCTGAAGCGCAAAGTGGATGCCGGTGCGAACCGTGCCATCACGCAATTTTTCTTCGATGTTGAAAGCTATCTGCGTTTTCGTGACCGTTGCGTTTCCGCAGGCATTGACGTCGAAATTATCCCAGGCATTTTGCCGGTGTCTAACTTCAAACAGGCGAAGAAATTCGCTGACATGACCAACGTGCGCATTCCGCTGTGGATGTCCAAAATGTATGAAGGGCTGGATGATGACCCGGAAACCCGCAAGCTGGTCGGTGCCAATATCGCCATGGATATGGTGAAGATTTTAAGTCGTGAAGGGGTAAAAGATTTCCACTTCTATACGCTGAACCGCGCGGAAATGAGCTACGCCATCTGCCACACGCTCGGTGTTCGACCGGCGCTGTAACCATAAAGCCCTCACAAAGTGAGGGCTTTTTAATCAAACGCATCGTTAAAAGGTATTAACTATCGAATCTGTGGATTAATTCAACTATCTCTAATCGCTGGTGGTGTATATCGTAACGGGAACACTGTAAAGGGAGCATAGCGATGAGCACGTCAGACGATACCAATAAAGCGTCATCTATCGGCAAATGCCCGTTCCATCAGGGCGGCGTCGATCATAGCGCGGGTGCAGGCACTGGCAGTAAAGAGTGGTGGCCTAAACAACTCCGCATTGATCTACTTAACCAACATTCAAATCGTTCGAACCCGCTGGGCGAAGACTTCGACTACCGCAAAGAATTTAGCAAACTTGATTACTCTGCCCTGAAGGGCGATCTCAAAGCACTCCTGACCGACTCTCAACCGTGGTGGCCTGCCGACTGGGGCAGCTATGCGGGCCTGTTTATCCGCATGGCCTGGCACGGCGCGGGCACCTACCGTTCGGTTGACGGACGCGGCGGCGCAGGGCGTGGTCAACAGCGCTTTGCACCGCTCAACTCCTGGCCTGATAACGTCAGCCTGGATAAAGCGCGTCGTCTGCTGTGGCCGATCAAGCAAAAATACGGACAGAAAATCTCCTGGGCTGACCTGTTTATCCTCGCGGGTAACGTGGCGCTGGAAAACTCCGGCTTCCGCACCTTTGGTTTTGGTGCCGGACGTGAAGACGTCTGGGAACCGGATCTGGACGTGAACTGGGGCGACGAGAAAGCCTGGCTGACCCACCGCGATCCGGAAGCGCTGGCGAAACGTCCATTAGCCGCGACCGAAATGGGGCTGATTTACGTCAACCCGGAAGGGCCAAACGCCAGCGGCGAGCCGCTGTCTGCGGCGGCGGCCATTCGTGCCACCTTCGGTAACATGGGGATGAACGACGAAGAAACCGTCGCGTTGATTGCCGGTGGACATACGCTCGGTAAAACCCACGGCGCAGGGGAAGCAACCCACGTAGGAACCGACCCGGAAGCCTCACCAATCGAAGCGCAGGGTCTGGGCTGGGCCAGCACACACGGCACCGGTATTGGCGCAGACGCCATCACCTCCGGGCTGGAAGTTATCTGGTCGCAAACGCCTACTCAGTGGAGCAACTACTTCTTCGAGAACCTGTTCAAATACGAGTGGGTGCAGACCCGCAGCCCGGCGGGCGCTATTCAGTTTGAAGCGGTGGATGCACCGGAAATTATGCCCGATCCGTTCGACCCGTCGAAAAAACGCAAGCCAACCATGCTGGTCACCGACCTGACGCTGCGTTTCGATCCAGAGTTCGAGAAAATCTCTCGCCGCTTCCTGAACGATCCGCAGGCATTTAATGAAGCCTTCGCTCGCGCCTGGTTCAAACTGACCCATCGCGATATGGGGCCAAAAGCGCGGTATATTGGCCCGGAAGTGCCGAAAGAAGATCTGATCTGGCAGGACCCGCTGCCACAGCCGGTGTTCAACCCTTCGAAAGAAGACATTGAAAGCCTGAAAGCGGAAATCGCGGCATCGGGCCTCTCCGTGAGCGAACTGGTTTCCGTGGCCTGGGCGTCAGCCTCGACCTTCCGCGGCGGCGATAAGCGTGGTGGTGCCAACGGTGCACGTCTGGCGCTGGCCCCGCAGCGCGACTGGGATGTTAACGCCGCAGCGGTTCGTGCTTTACCGGCTCTGGAAGCCATTCAGCGCACCACCAACAAAGCCTCACTGGCCGATATCATCGTGCTGGCGGGTGTGGTTGGCGTTGAGCAGGCGGCGAAAGCGGCAGGCGTTTACGTCAATGTACCGTTCAGCCCAGGCCGCGTAGATGCGCGTCAGGACCAGACGGATATCGAGATGTTTAACCTGCTCGAACCGATTGCTGACGGCTTCCGTAACTACCGTGCGCAGGTGGATGTGTCCACGACCGAATCACTGCTGATCGATAAAGCCCAGCAGCTGACGCTGACCGCGCCAGAACTGACGGTGCTGATCGGTGGCCTTCGCGTACTGGGTACGAACTTTGATGGCAGCAAAAATGGCGTGTTCACCAACCGTGAGGGCGTGCTCAGCAACGACTTCTTCGTCAATCTGCTGGACATGAATACCGTGTGGAAAGCGACAGACGAGTCTAACGAGCTGTTTGCCGGTAGCGACCGCGCCAGCGGTGAAGTGAAATACACCGCCACCCGCGCCGATCTGGTATTCGGTTCTAACGCCGTCCTGCGTGCGCTGGCTGAAGTTTATGCCAGCAGCGATGCCAGCGAGAAGTTCGTCCGTGACTTCGTTGCAGCCTGGGCGAAAGTGATGGATTTGGATCGGTTTGACCTGAAGTAACCATTGTGCCGGGTGGCGCTGCGCTTACCCGGCCTACAGGCACCTTAATTTGCAGGCCGGGTAAGGCGTAGCCGCCACCCGGCTTTTTCGTTATTCCCACTCCTGAAGGAAGCGCTGTCCATACTGGTCGGCAACCAATAGCGCCGCGTAAACCTGATCCGGCGACACGCCACCCGGCATGTTGTGAATGGTTTCGCCTTCTGCGCAGGATGCTTCGGCAATCAGGCGCATTTTGGCTGGAATATTCTCTTTAATGTTCAGCTGTGCCAGCGTGATGGGCAGCCCAACGCTATGGCAAAGCGCCGCGACGGTTTCGATTTCTTCTACCGGCGCGTTTTCCAGCACCAGTTGCGTCAGCGTGCCGAACGCGACCTTTTCACCGTGATAGAAAGAGTGCGCATCCGGCACTGCCGTCATACCATTGTGGATAGCATGCGCCGCCGCCAGGCCACCGCTTTCAAACCCGACGCCGCTGAGATAGGTATTCGCTTCGATAATGCGTTCCAGAGCCGGCGTCACCACGTGTTGTTCCGCTGCCAGCATCGCTTTTTCACCTTCTTCAACCAGAGTGTTGTAGCACAGCTCCGCCAGCGCTAACGCCGCCTGCGTGCATTTCCCTCCGGCCATGGTTGTCGCACCGCTGCGTGAACAGGCGCGTGCTTCGAACCAGGTTGCCAGCGCATCGCCAATCCCCGCAGCCAGCAGACGTGCAGGTGCACCCGCCACCACTTTAGTGTCGACGATGACCATGTTCGGGTTGTGCGGCAGCATCAGATAGCGGTCGAATTCGCCGCTGTCGGTGTAAATCACGGAAAGGGCGCTGCACGGTGCGTCGGTAGAGGCGATGGTCGGGGCAATGGCGACCGGCACGTCCATAAAGTGCGCCAGCGCTTTGGCGGTATCCAGCGTTTTACCGCCGCCGATACCCAGCACTGCCGTGCAGTCGGCACTGTCGGCCACTTTTTTCAGACGATCGATTTCGTTTTGTGAACATTCGCCGCCAAACGGCGCGATTTCGACATGCAGTTCTGCCTGTCTGAAACTTTGACGCAGGGTTTCTTCTGCGAAACCCAGCACAAATTTATCGCCAACAACCAGCCAGCGATTCGCCAGTGGTTTCAGATAGTCGCCGAGACGGGTGAGAACATCAGCACCCTGGATATATTTTCCAGGCGATTGAATGATACGGTCCATAACATTCCTCCCTTAGAGGTTGAGGTTACCAAACGCGTTTTTCCAGTCTTGCTCGAACTTCTCTATGGCTGACTCTACCGCCGGAGTGTTGAGCATTTGTTGCGCTACATCTAAAGGAAGCGTGATTGCTTCACATCCGGCGAGCAGGCAGTCCAGCGCCTGACGTGGTGTTTTGAAGCTGGCGGCCAGCACCATGCTCTCTGGCGCATGCAGTTCCAGCAGGGATTGCAGCTCCTGCACCATGCGAATGCCATCACCACCTTGCGCGTCGACACGGTTCACATACGGCGCGACATATTTCGCACCGGCCAGCGCGGCCAGTAGGCCCTGAGCGGCGCTGTAAACGGCGGTGCCCAGCGTCGTGATGCCTTCTTTTTTCAACGCGTTAATTGCAATCAGCCCCTCAGCGGTGACCGGAATTTTCACCACGATATCCGGGATGGCGTTGCTGAGACGTTTGGCCTCCGCCACCATCCCCTCCGCATTACGGCTCATGGTCTGGGCAAACAGCGTACCTTCCGGCCCGATGGCCTGTTGCAGGCGCGGCAGCACGTCCCAGAGGGATTCACGGCTGGCGGCGATGATGCTCGGATTGGTGGTGACACCCGCAATGGGAAAAATGCGCGCCAGGCGTTCAACTTCCGCGACGTCGGCGGTATCCAGATACAGTTCCATTATTTTTCCTTAAGTCAGTCAGTCTGAATCAAGGATACGGCGGGGCTGCGGGCGTCGGATACAGGTCAATTTTGCTAAATACTGGACAAATGTAATGTCCTTAATGAAGTGCGAGAGCGATCACAATGCTAGTTTATGGCGGTCAGCTGACTGTGATACTGGCGGCGGTATTCTGAAGGGGAGCGTTCAGTGTGCTTGCGAAAGAGGCGGCAGAAGTAGTTGCTGTCCGCAAAACCGCAGTTCGCGGCAATATCTTTGATTTTAAGATCGTAGCTTTTCAGCAATTGCCGGGCATGTTCAAGACGCGTCTGCGTCAGATATTCGTTGAATCCCGTGTTGCCTGTTTTTTGGAAAAGATGAGAAAGATAGTTCGGTGAAATGTAAAACGCCTGTGCCACCGACTCGCGGGTAAGAGGTGAAGCATAATGCGCGTCGATATAGCTGCGGATGGCTTCAAACAGCGCGCGGCTGCGGCTGGCGGTGTGGATGTCGCTGCCAAGCAGATCGCGGCAATGGCTGAGAAGGCTCAGTACCACCAGCCTGGCGGTGTCTTGCTCATCCGGCTGCATCTGTAATTCGGCCAGCGTTTGCAGCAGAAAAGCGCCCGTTCGCGGGCCGCGCCTGGCAACCTGTAATTGCTCCACAAGCGAACTGTCGCGGTGCATTTGCAGCGTCAGCTGCTGCTTACCGAAGTGTATGCTCAGGGCGTCAGAGGGGGGATGCGTGATATGTCCGAATGACGAAAATAACGCCTTGCAGGGGTTATCAAGGGTAATAACGAGGCAGGGTGCTGGTCGGGGGTGCTGCTCGGCCTGGGCTGAGAAATAAATCTGACGCAGCGGTAACGTGCGGTTAACCAGGTCAGCCAAAATGCGGGTGATATCGTGGTGCATGGGAGACTACCGAAATTTGTCGGGTGGCGCTGCGCTTACCCGGCCTACCTGTCGTAGGCCTGTGCAAGCGTCAGCGCCGCCCGGCGTGAAGCCTTAGCCGGTGTTACGCATACCTGCCGCAACGCCCGCAATCGTCACCATCAGCGCCTGTTCAACGCGTGGGTCTGGCTCTTTACCTTCCTCTTCCGCCAGACGGGAACGGTGCAGCAGCTCCGCCTGCAGGACGTTCAGCGGATCGGTGTAAACGTTACGCAACTGGATAGACTCGGCAATCCACGGCAGGTCTTCCATCAGGTGTGAGTCGTTGGCGATATCCAGCACCACTTTGATGTCGCCTTCCAGCAGTTCGCGCAGCTCTTTACCCAGTGCCCACAGCTCTGGTTTCACCAGGCGCTGATCGTAGTATTCCGCCAGCCACAGGTCGGCTTTCGAGAAGACCATCTCCAGCATGCCCAGACGGGTCGAGAAGAACGGCCAGTCGCGGCACATGGTTTCCAGCTCACTCTGTTTGCCGTCTTCCACCACCTTTTGCAGCGCCGCACCGGCACCCAGCCAGGCCGGGAGCATCAGGCGGTTTTGTGTCCAGGCGAAGATCCACGGAATGGCACGCAGAGACTCGACGCCACCGGTCGGGCGACGTTTGGCCGGACGTGAACCCAGCGGCAGTTTACCCAGCTCCTGCTCAGGCGTGGCTGAACGGAAGTAAGGCACGAAATCTTTATTTTCACGCACGTAGCCGCGGTACAGATCGCAGGAGATGTCAGACAGCTCGTCCATGATGCGGCACCAGGACGCTTTCGGCTCCGGCGGTGGCAGCAGGTTCGCTTCCAGGATCGCACTGGTGTAGAGCGACAGGCTGCTGATGGTCACTTCTGGCAGGCCGTATTTGAAGCGGATCATCTCGCCCTGTTCGGTCACGCGCAGGCCACCTTTCAGGCTTCCTGGCGGCTGTGACAGCAGCGCTGCGTGTGCAGGCGCACCACCACGGCCAATTGAGCCACCGCGTCCGTGGAACAGGGTCAGCTCGATACCCGCTTTCTCGCAGGTTTTGATCAGCGCGTCCTGCGCCTGATACTGCGCCCAGGATGCCGCCATCACGCCCGCATCTTTTGCGGAGTCGGAATAGCCAATCATCACCATCTGCTTGCCCTGAATGAAGCCGCGATACCAGTCGATGTTCAGTAACTGGGTCATGACGTCGTTGGCATTATTCAGGTCATCAAGCGTTTCAAACAGCGGTGCCACCGGCAGGGCATAGTCGATGCCCGCTTCTTTCAGCAGAAGGTGAACGCCCAGCACGTCGGACGGGGTTTTCGCCATGGAGATCACATAGGCGGCCACCGATCCTTTCGGCGCATCCACGATCGCTTTACAGGTGTTGAGCACTTCGCGGGTGTCGTTGCTTGGCTCCCAGTTGCGCGGCAGCAGAGGGCGCTTGGAGTTCAGCTCTCGGATCAGGAAAGCCTGTTTGTCGGCTTCGGACCAGCTTTCATAGTCGCCAATGCCGAGATAGCGGGTCAGTTCGCCCAGTGCTTCGGTATGACGGGTGCTTTCCTGACGCACGTCGATACGCACCAGCGGCACGCCGAAACACTTCACGCGGCGCAGGGTGTCGAGCAGTTCGCCGTTGGCGATGATGCCCATACCGCAGGCCTGCAGCGATTTATAACAGGCGTAAAGCGGCTCCCAGAGCTGTTCGTTCTGGCTTAGCAGACCTTCCGGTTTTGGCAGGCGCTGGCCTTTCAGACGTGCTTCCAGCCAGGCCTGAGTCGCCATGAGCTGGCCGCGCAGCTTTTTCATCAGGAAGCGATACGGCTCGCTCGCACCTTCTTCGCCAGCCAGCTCGCGCAGTTCCGGCGTCGCTTCCACCATCGACAGCTCGGAGATCAGTACCTGAATATCTTTCAGGAACAGGTCGGTCGCTTTCCAGCGGCTCAGCAGCAGAACGTGGCGGGTAATTTCGGCAGTGACGTTTGGGTTGCCGTCGCGGTCGCCGCCCATCCAGGAAGTGAAACGCACTGGCACAAAATCAACCGGCAGGCGGTAGCCCAGGTTCTCTTCCAGCTGTTCGTTCAGCTCACGCAGATAGTTTGGTATACCTTCCCAGAGGCTGTTTTCCACCACCGCAAAGCCCCATTTGGCTTCATCAACCGGGCTTGGGCGATGTTTACGGATTTCATCGGTGTGCCAGGACTGGGCAATCAGTTGGCGCAGACGGCGCATCAGCTGGTTACGTTCGTAATCGGCAATGTCTTTGTTATCCAGCTGTTTCAGGCAGTTGTTCACTTCCACCATTTTGTGGATCAGTGTTCGACGGGTGATTTCCGTTGGGTGCGCGGTCAGGACCAGCTCCAGCGAAAGGGATTCCACCGCTTTTTTGATGGTCGCTTCGTTGAGGTCTGGCTGGTCTTTCAGTTTACGAAGGGTGCGGGCAATGACTTCCGGGTTGCTGGCCGCTTCGCCTTTTGGCGAAATGCTGTGGTATTGCTCAGCGGTGTTCGCGAGATTCAGGAACTGGCTGAACGCGCGGGCGACAGGCAGCAGCTCGTCGTTAGAAAGGTTTTGCAACGTGGTGAGCAGTTCCTGACGACTGGCCTCGTTACCGGCACGGGAAGATTTGGACAGCTTGCGGATAGTTTCAACGCGGTCGAGGATATTCTCCCCCAACGCATCTTTGATGGTATCTCCAAGCACTTTGCCGAGCATACTGACATTACTACGCAACGCGGAATATTGTTCGTTCATAAAAACCCAGTCACCCCATCATTTTTGTTTATGCCCAGTCGAAAATCTGTTGGACATTATTTTGTCATCTCCCTTTATAAAGCCACGTAAAACCCCCGTCGTCAATTGCTGCGAAAACGGTTCAGCAAACGAATAAATGCAGGTAATTTACGAAATTTAATTCGCATTGCGTCAGATAAGTGATGCTTATGGGAATGTGACGAAGATCATGCGATTTGTTGCCCTCACCCTAACCCTCTCCCACAGGGAGAGGGGACAGTTCGGTGCGTTTTTAATGCCAGCAGAAGTGATGCACAACCTGGGTGATCAGTTCGCGGGTTGGTTTGATAAAGCGGGTTTCCAGATACTCATCCGGCTGGTGCGCCTGATTGATAGAACCAGGGCCGAGCACCAGCGTCGGGCACAGAGTCTGAATAAACGGCGCTTCGGTGCAGTAGTTCACCACGTCGGTTTTCTCACCGAGCAGTTTTTCTACCACTTCAACCAGCTGGTGATCTGGCGGGCACTCGTAACCCGGAATAGGCGGATGCAGCTCGGAAACCGTCAGACGGCCCGGCCAGCGTTCGCTCACCGGGGCCAGCGCTTCGTTCAGTAAGCCATCCAGATCGCTTAACGTCATGCCCGGCAATGGGCGGATGTCCATGTGCAGTTCGCAGCAGGCGCAGATACGGTTAGACGCATCGCCGCCGTGCAGGCTGCCGAGGTTCAGGGTCGGATACGGCACGGTGAACGCCTCGTAGTGATAACGTTCTTTCAGCGAGTCGCGCAGGGTCATGATGCGGCCGATGGCGTCGTGCATCAGCTCAATGGCGTTCACGCCGCGCGCCGGATCGCTGGAGTGGCCGGACTGTCCGAGCACGCGTACTGCCGTAGAAATATGGCCCTTATGCGCACGAATCGGTTGCAGAGAAGTCGGCTCGCCGATGATCGCGCAGTCCGGGCGAATCGCCGTGTTCTCAGAGAAGTAGCGTGCGCCTGCCATGCTGGTCTCTTCATCGGCGGTCGCCAGAATGTAGAGCGGCTTTTTCAGCGTTGTCACGTCCACGTCACGCAGCGCATCGAGGATAAAGGCGAAGAAGCCTTTCATGTCGGCGGTGCCCAGACCGTAGAGCTTGTTGTCGTGCTCGGTCAGGGTGAACGGGTCGCGCGTCCAGCGGCCATCGTCAAATGGCACGGTGTCGGTATGACCAGCCAGCAGCAGGCCGCCCGCGCCGTGTCCGGTACTGGCGAGCAGGTTAAATTTGTTGCGTGTTCCGGGGACGGGCTGAACCTCAACGTTGAACCCAAGATCGCTAAACCAACCCGCCAGCAGATTGATTAAAGACTCATTGCTCTGATCCAGCGCTTCTTCCGTTGCGCTGATAGACGGTGTGGCAATCAGGGCGCGGTAAATCTCGATAAATGGCGGTAAGTTCATTTTCATTGTTGACACACCTTAGGTCGTGATAGTATCAATATTCATGCAATAAATGTGAATAAAAATACATTAACGTTGAGCATAAAGGAACCCGATGTTGAATACGCTGATTGTAGGCGCTAGCGGTTATGCGGGCGCAGAGCTTGTAAGCTACGTGAATCGCCACCCTCATATGACCATAACCGCTTTGACCGTGTCAGCGCAAAGCAATGATGCAGGAAAGTTAATTTCCGATTTGCATCCGCAGCTTAGGGGCATTGTTGACCTGCCGCTGCAGCCGATGTCCGACATCAGCGAGTTCACCGACGGCGTCGACGTGGTGTTTTTAGCCACCGCGCACGAAGTCAGCCACGACCTGGCACCGCAGTTTCTGGCGGCTGGTTGCGTGGTGTTCGACCTCTCCGGCGCGTTCCGCGTTAACGACGGCGCGTTCTATGAAAAATACTACGGTTTCACCCATCAGCACCCGGAACTGCTTGAAAAAGCGGTCTACGGCCTGGCGGAGTGGAGCGCAGACAAACTGAAAGAAGCGAATCTGATTGCCGTGCCGGGCTGCTA is a genomic window containing:
- a CDS encoding bifunctional aspartate kinase/homoserine dehydrogenase II translates to MSVIAQAGAKGRQLHKFGGSSLADVKCYLRVAGIMTEYSQPGDMMVVSAAGSTTNQLISWLKLSQTDRLSAHQVQQSLRRYQSELIAGLLPADVADGLISAFTHDLERLAALLDSGITDAVYAEVVGHGEVWSARLMAAVLQNLGVEAAWLDARDFLRAERAAQPQVDEGLSYPLLQQLLVQHPGKRIVVTGFISRNNAGETVLLGRNGSDYSATQIGALAGVSRVTIWSDVAGVYSADPRKVKDACLLPLLRLDEASELARLAAPVLHARTLQPVSGSDIDLQLRCSYTPDQGSTRIERVLASGTGARIVTSHDDICLIEFQVPAGQDFKLAHKEIDLVLKRAQVRPLAVGVHNDRQLLQFCYTAEVADSALKILDEAGLPGELRLRQGLALVAMVGAGVTRNPLHCHRFWQQLKGQPVEFTWQSEEGISLVAVLRKGPTESLIQGLHTSLFRAEKRIGLVLFGKGNIGSRWLELFAREQVTLSARTGFEFILAGVVDSRRSLLNYEGLDASRALAFFNDEAVEQDEESLFLWMRAHPYDDLVVLDVTASEQLADQYLDFASHGFHVISANKLAGASSTDKYRQIHDAFEKTGRHWLYNATVGAGLPVNHTVRDLIESGDSILALSGIFSGTLSWLFLQFDGTVPFTDLVDQAWQQGLTEPDPRVDLAGKDVMRKLVILAREAGYDIEPGQVRVESLVPAGCEEGSVDHFFENGDELNDQMVQRLEAANEMGLVLRYVARFEANGKARVGVEAVRPEHPLAALLPCDNVFAIESRWYRDNPLVIRGPGAGRDVTAGAIQSDINRLAKLL
- the metF gene encoding methylenetetrahydrofolate reductase codes for the protein MSFFHANQREALNQSLAEVNGQINVSFEFFPPRTSEMEQTLWSSIDRLSSLKPKFVSVTYGANSGERDRTHSIIKGIKDRTGLEAAPHLTCIDATRDELRAIAQDYWNNGIRHIVALRGDLPPGSGKPDMYATDLVALLKEVADFDISVAAYPEVHPEAKSAQADLLNLKRKVDAGANRAITQFFFDVESYLRFRDRCVSAGIDVEIIPGILPVSNFKQAKKFADMTNVRIPLWMSKMYEGLDDDPETRKLVGANIAMDMVKILSREGVKDFHFYTLNRAEMSYAICHTLGVRPAL
- the metB gene encoding cystathionine gamma-synthase translates to MTRKQATIAVRSGLNDDEQYGCVVPPIHLSSTYNFTGFNEPRAHDYSRRGNPTRDVTQRALAELEGGAGAVLTNTGMSAIHLVTTVFLKPGDLLVAPHDCYGGSYRLFDSLAKRGCYRVLFVDQNDEQALKQALAERPKLVLVESPSNPLLRVVDIAKICQLARDAGAISVVDNTFLSPALQNPLALGADLVLHSCTKYLNGHSDVVAGVVIAKDPDVVTELAWWANNIGVTAGAFDSYLLLRGIRTLSPRMDVAQRNAQAIVDFLKTQPLVKKLYHPSLPENQGHEIAARQQKGFGAMLSFELDGDEQTLRRFLSGLSLFTLAESLGGVESLISHAATMTHAGMAPEARAAAGISETLLRISTGIEDSEDLIADLENGFRVAAKG